In Candidatus Thermoplasmatota archaeon, the following are encoded in one genomic region:
- a CDS encoding 30S ribosomal protein S13, with the protein MVTDSDKEDSEFKYIVRIMNTDLPGEKPVVVALPGVKGVGVRTAEILVDQLKLDRRARIGDLPDDKIEEIEKILKELPDVVPPWLLNRRKDLETGEDHHIIGPELGISLRDDINMMRKIRCYRGIRHETGQKVRGQRTRSNGRSGLTVGVMKKAARLAMRQKKKE; encoded by the coding sequence ATGGTAACTGATAGTGACAAAGAGGATAGCGAATTCAAGTACATCGTTCGAATCATGAACACCGATCTCCCAGGAGAGAAGCCCGTGGTCGTGGCTCTTCCGGGGGTCAAGGGAGTGGGGGTCAGAACGGCGGAGATACTCGTGGATCAATTGAAGCTGGACAGGAGGGCTCGGATCGGTGATTTGCCCGATGACAAGATTGAGGAGATCGAGAAGATACTGAAGGAATTGCCCGATGTAGTTCCTCCCTGGCTCCTGAACAGAAGGAAGGATCTTGAGACTGGAGAGGATCACCACATAATCGGACCAGAACTCGGCATCAGTCTGAGGGACGACATCAATATGATGAGGAAGATCCGCTGTTACAGGGGAATCCGGCATGAGACGGGTCAGAAAGTCAGGGGGCAGAGGACCCGCTCCAACGGCAGGTCAGGTCTCACGGTCGGCGTGAT